From a single Drosophila sulfurigaster albostrigata strain 15112-1811.04 chromosome 3, ASM2355843v2, whole genome shotgun sequence genomic region:
- the LOC133844170 gene encoding UPF0746 protein DDB_G0281095 — protein sequence MSHLLRRTKKSCLKLLRKISTSKQLFVQRLDEDIEDDEEEQEDDAEQERQSPAMSCSLDAANDDKQYSMCHQQQNQNQNNSEPSVQCLEYACEAAILEEEQRESEQLQSSLNIKFDLMHYKENVRYLRHTPSNSSLDLQLELQQQPQQQQQQQQQQQPPQLLTRDIPAPRPCSVSVGSKFDGNYHNVIIMEQPPNDDYPIVKWDINGNSLDEEHFDLRQHWDAFDNRWRQLQSAQSKRLGSAQSQRSSHHSSSCTLETWIDDAELGLCDDSQNLLQTNNNCNHCLKSF from the exons ATGTCCCATTTGCTGAGGCGCACCAAGAAGTCCTGTCTCAAG ctgctgcgcaAAATATCCACATCAAAGCAACTGTTTGTGCAGCGCCTGGATGAGGACATtgaagatgatgaagaagagcAGGAGGACGATGCGGAGCAAGAGCGGCAATCGCCAGCAATGAGTTGCAGCTTGGATGCGGCAAACGACGATAAGCAATACAGCATGTGCCACCAACAAcagaaccagaaccagaaTAACTCGGAACCATCCGTCCAATGTTTGGAATACGCCTGCGAAGCGGCAATCCTTGAGGAAGAGCAACGGGAGTCAGAGCAACTGCAGTCGTCTCTCAACATCAAGTTCGACTTGATGCACTACAAGGAGAATGTACGCTATTTGCGTCACACACCCTCCAATTCAAGCCTAGATCTTCAGCtggagctgcagcagcagccacagcagcaacaacaacaacaacaacaacaacagccgccTCAACTCCTGACGAGGGATATCCCCGCTCCACGCCCCTGCAGCGTTAGCGTTGGGTCCAAGTTCGATGGCAACTATCACAATGTGATCATCATGGAGCAACCGCCCAACGATGATTATCCCATTGTCAAGTGGGACATCAATGGCAACTCTCTAGATGAGGAGCACTTTGATCTGCGCCAGCATTGGGATGCTTTTGACAATCGCTGGCGTCAGCTGCAGTCGGCGCAAAGCAAACGCCTGGGTAGCGCTCAGTCCCAGAGATCGAGTCATCATTCCAGCTCCTGTACCCTCGAGACATGGATCGATGATGCGGAGCTGGGACTGTGCGATGACTCGCAGAATTTACtgcaaaccaacaacaactgtaacCATTGCCTTAAGAGTTTCTGA
- the LOC133845360 gene encoding hairy/enhancer-of-split related with YRPW motif protein: MEHNMHVQHAPPLHHWGYGAAAAAAMPATPQGHWVPPPQSHSHHSHHSHHSSHNSLKRALSESDCDELYSEESSKEQISPSEPGSCQLMSRKKRRGVIEKKRRDRINSSLTELKRLVPSAYEKQGSAKLEKAEILQLTVEHLKNLQSKTLDSLNYDPQRVAMDYHIIGFRECAAEVARYLVTIEGMDIQDPLRLRLMSHLQYFSQQREISASGGYQPNCAATAYGAQGYGPVAGSASSYVASSSSAYMNPSPHHVSRSSVSTTSGAGASDALPTHEPRPEATSQQQQQQQQQPQHQQQPQQHQQQAPQQPQQQQQQQATQHYTQEHSGHAEQPQQSQQIPTYTDLSNSHRSEVPTITAESLSYSAAPHPYPVSSSQDYNNASALQYAAANGAKPYRPWGAEMAY; the protein is encoded by the exons ATGGAGCACAATATGCACGTGCAACATGCGCCACCATTGCATCATTGGGGTTATGGTGCCGCAGCCGCCGCTGCGATGCCCGCCACACCCCAAGGTCATTGGGTGCCACCGCCACAGAGCCACAGCCATCACAGTCATCATAGCCATCACAGCTCGCACAACAGTCTGAAGCGTGCGCTCTCCGAGAGTGACTGCGATGAACTCTACTCCGAGGAGTCCTCCAAAGAGCa AATCTCGCCTAGTGAACCAGGAAGCTGCCAGCTCATGAGCCGCAAGAAGCGTCGTGGCGTCATCGAGAAGAAGCGTCGCGATCGCATCAATTCCTCGCTCACCGAACTCAAGCGTCTGGTGCCATCGGCATATGAGAAACAAGGATCCGCCAAGCTAGAGAAGGCAGAGATCTTGCAGCTCACGGTCGAGCATCTCAAGAATTTGCAATCAAAAA CTCTCGACTCGCTCAACTATGATCCACAGCGCGTGGCCATGGACTATCACATCATTGGCTTCCGCGAATGCGCCGCCGAAGTCGCTCGTTACCTCGTGACCATCGAGGGCATGGACATTCAGGATCCACTGCGACTGCGCTTGATGTCCCATCTACAGTACTTTTCGCAGCAACGAGAGATCTCCGCCAGCGGCGGCTATCAGCCCAATTGTGCGGCCACAGCGTACGGAGCTCAGGGCTACGGTCCGGTTGCGGGAAGTGCCAGCTCCtatgtggcaagcagcagcagtgccTACATGAATCCCTCGCCACATCATGTGAGCCGCTCTAGCGTGTCGACGACGAGTGGCGCAGGTGCTAGCGATGCCTTGCCCACGCACGAGCCGAGACCAGAGGCAACttctcagcagcaacaacagcagcagcaacagccacaacatcagcagcagccgcagcaacatcagcaacaggccccacagcaaccacaacagcagcagcagcaacaggcaacgCAACATTATACACAGGAACACTCAGGACATGCGGAGCAGCCACAGCAGTCTCAGCAGATTCCCACCTACACCGATCTCAGCAATAGTCATCGCAGCGAGGTGCCCACCATCACAGCCGAGAGTCTCAGCTACAGCGCCGCTCCTCATCCGTATCCTGTGAGCAGCAGTCAGGATTACAACAATGCGAGTGCACTGCAATACGCGGCTGCAAATGGCGCCAAACCCTATCGTCCTTGGGGTGCTGAGATGGCCTATTAA
- the LOC133842164 gene encoding nucleoporin seh1 has translation MFDVEPIIADHKDVIHDVVFDYYGRRMATCSSDQTVKIWDEDEQGRWTVTSSWKAHSGSIWRVSWANPEFGQVIATCSFDRTASVWEEVMGDKVSTTSAPTRRWVRRTTLVDSRTSVTDVEFAPKYLGLLLATASADGIIRIYEAPDIMNLSQWPVQHEIANKLSLSCLSWNTSTYMVTQLLAAGSDESATPTGKVFLFAYSENARKCVKIETVNDITDPVTDVAFAPNAGRTFHMLAVASKDLYIVNIRGVTDSTGNAKLELQTLKFSEHNCPVWRVCWNMLATMLISTGDDGCVRIWRMNYTRQWKCAAVLKAEGSGPTYEPNPTTPTLATTASATAKFYKKGTIGNQVPWH, from the exons ATGTTCGATGTGGAGCCTATTATAGCTGACCACAAGGACGTTATACACGATGTGGTTTTCGACTACTATGGACGCCGCATGGCCACATGCTCCAGCGATCAGACCGTAAAG ATATGGGATGAAGACGAGCAGGGCAGATGGACGGTAACGAGCAGCTGGAAAGCGCACTCTGGATCCATATGGCGCGTCTCTTGGGCCAATCCAGAATTTGGCCAAGTTATTGCCACATGTTCCTTCGATCGCACTGCATCCGTGTGGGAGGAAGTCATGGGAGATAAGGTGTCTACAACCAGCGCACCCACACGCCGCTGGGTGCGTCGCACTACACTCGTGGATTCGCGTACTAGCGTCACAGACGTAGAGTTTGCACCCAAATATCTGGGATTACTATTAGCCACCGCCTCGGCGGATGGTATCATACGCATTTACGAGGCGCCAGACATAATGAATCTGTCACAGTGGCCGGTGCAGCATGAGATTGCCAACAAGTTGTCGTTGAGCTGTTTGTCATGGAACACTTCCACTTACATGGTCACACAACTGCTTGCA GCCGGCAGCGATGAATCCGCCACGCCTACGGGCAAGGTGTTTCTGTTTGCCTATAGCGAAAATGCGCGCAAATGCGTCAAAATTGAGACTGTCAACGATATCACAGATCCGGTCACAGATGTGGCCTTTGCACCCAACGCTGGACGTACTTTCCACATGCTGGCGGTGGCCAGCAAGGATCTCTACATTGTCAACATACGCGGCGTGAC TGACTCCACGGGCAATGCCAAGTTGGAGCTGCAAACGCTCAAGTTTAGCGAGCACAATTGCCCCGTGTGGCGGGTTTGTTGGAACATGCTTGCCACCATGTTGATCTCCACGGGGGATGATGGCTGTGTGAGAATTTGGCGCATGAACTACACACGACAATGGAAATGTGCTGCTGTTTTGAAGGCCGAGGGCAGTGGACCGACTTATGAACCGAATCCAACGACACCGACGCTAGCAACCACCGCATCGGCCACCGCAAAGTTCTACAAAAAGGGTACCATTGGCAACCAGGTGCCATGGCATTAG